A region of Streptomyces sp. WMMC500 DNA encodes the following proteins:
- a CDS encoding diiron oxygenase: MTTTTGHLALTDALGPLKDREKVAERLLAASEKHSFDPDKELDWDAPFEDGKWFWPPELVSLYDTPLWRRMPEEQRHRLARLESASLASLGIWFEIILMQLLVRHIYDKPVTSNHVRYALTEIADECRHSMMFARMITKGGAEPYPVSRLHHNLARVLKTVSTTPGSFTATLLGEEILDWMQRLVFPDERVQTLVRGVTRIHVVEEARHVRYAREELRRQMLTAPRWERNFTRITSGEAARVFSVSFVNPQVYTDAGLDRAEALAQVKASPHRREVMQTGAKRLTDFLDDIGVLRGVGRRLWRSSGLLA; encoded by the coding sequence CTGGCGGCGTCCGAGAAACACTCCTTCGACCCGGACAAGGAGCTGGACTGGGACGCCCCCTTCGAAGACGGCAAGTGGTTCTGGCCGCCCGAGCTGGTCTCCCTCTACGACACCCCCCTGTGGCGGCGGATGCCTGAGGAGCAGCGGCACCGGCTGGCCCGGCTGGAGTCGGCGTCGCTGGCCTCGCTGGGCATCTGGTTCGAGATCATCCTCATGCAGTTGCTCGTCCGGCACATCTACGACAAGCCGGTCACGAGCAACCACGTGCGGTACGCCCTCACCGAGATAGCCGACGAGTGCCGGCACTCGATGATGTTCGCCCGGATGATCACCAAGGGCGGGGCGGAGCCGTACCCGGTCTCCCGGTTGCACCACAACCTCGCGCGCGTCCTCAAGACCGTCTCCACCACCCCCGGTTCCTTCACCGCGACCCTCCTCGGCGAGGAGATCCTCGACTGGATGCAGCGGCTGGTCTTCCCCGACGAGCGGGTCCAGACGCTGGTGCGCGGCGTGACCCGGATCCACGTCGTGGAGGAGGCGCGGCACGTCCGGTACGCGCGCGAGGAGCTGCGCCGGCAGATGCTCACCGCGCCGCGCTGGGAGCGGAACTTCACCCGGATCACCTCCGGCGAGGCGGCGCGGGTGTTCTCCGTCTCGTTCGTCAACCCGCAGGTGTACACGGACGCGGGCCTGGACCGGGCGGAGGCGCTGGCGCAGGTGAAGGCCAGCCCGCACCGGCGCGAGGTGATGCAGACGGGCGCGAAGCGGCTGACCGACTTCCTCGACGACATCGGCGTGCTGCGGGGCGTCGGGCGCAGGCTCTGGCGCAGCTCGGGCCTGCTGGCCTGA